The proteins below come from a single Oryzomicrobium terrae genomic window:
- a CDS encoding zinc ribbon domain-containing protein, with protein sequence MRCPKCGNDVPADALYCPHCVGDEAPAERTRRLRAAGLRGGVFGGVLGAFGGALVWWLMGPQRGVPGIALSLVFAGVATGLVLGLARSR encoded by the coding sequence ATGCGCTGTCCCAAGTGCGGTAACGACGTTCCGGCCGATGCCCTCTACTGCCCGCATTGCGTGGGCGACGAGGCGCCGGCGGAGCGCACCCGCCGCCTGCGGGCGGCGGGGCTGCGCGGCGGCGTGTTCGGTGGCGTCCTGGGAGCCTTCGGCGGCGCCCTGGTGTGGTGGCTGATGGGCCCCCAGCGCGGCGTACCCGGTATCGCCCTGTCCCTCGTTTTTGCCGGCGTGGCCACCGGGCTAGTCCTGGGCCTCGCCCGCAGCCGTTAA